A stretch of the bacterium genome encodes the following:
- a CDS encoding type I 3-dehydroquinate dehydratase, which produces MAESALLIGSLTGVPEPAVQTSAWDLAWALEWRADLLGEVDAATRGAHGDRRWIYTLRSRAEGGRGPSSPLERRERLCAAGESFDLIDLEAERDLGPEVLAAVPAEKRIISWHGDPTERHELRQRFETMAETPARFYKLVPAADRPSEAIAPLSLLHSLQREDVIAFASGESGVWSRLLAPRLGAPVVYARAQSEPAAPGQVSLATLRDDYGLPGLDPVSKLFGVVGRPVLHSLSPRLHNLMYRKLGLDRLYVPFHVPMFGDFWLDVVESESLGFLGFELCGLSVTAPFKEIAMAVAGAVSPRAEHIGAANSLAKRGQVWEAECTDPDGVVAPLLARGLRVKGARAAVLGAGGAGRAALDGLSSEGAEVTLANRSPRRGRRVALELGVTFAPLNEFVPERYDILINATPLGADDSDLPFDPERLAASATVVDLAYRHDGETPLVKATRASGRTAVDGKEVLLYQAAPQFEWVNGLEFDLELARAALGLEPLVSA; this is translated from the coding sequence GACGCGGCGACCCGCGGCGCCCATGGCGACCGACGCTGGATCTATACGCTGCGGAGCCGAGCGGAGGGCGGCCGCGGGCCGAGCTCTCCATTGGAGCGGCGGGAGCGGCTATGCGCCGCCGGCGAGTCCTTCGACTTGATCGATCTCGAGGCGGAGCGCGACCTCGGCCCCGAGGTCCTGGCAGCGGTTCCCGCCGAAAAGCGAATCATCTCGTGGCACGGCGATCCAACGGAACGTCACGAGCTGCGCCAACGCTTCGAGACGATGGCGGAAACGCCGGCCCGCTTCTACAAGCTCGTGCCCGCGGCCGATCGCCCGAGCGAGGCGATCGCGCCCCTTTCGTTGCTGCATTCGCTGCAGCGCGAGGACGTCATCGCGTTCGCGAGCGGGGAATCCGGAGTCTGGAGCCGATTGCTTGCGCCGCGGCTGGGAGCGCCGGTCGTCTACGCTCGCGCTCAAAGCGAGCCGGCGGCACCGGGTCAGGTGTCGCTCGCGACGCTTCGGGACGACTACGGTCTGCCCGGCCTCGATCCCGTGTCCAAGCTCTTCGGAGTGGTCGGGAGGCCGGTCTTGCACAGTCTCTCGCCCCGCCTGCACAATCTGATGTATCGAAAGTTGGGCCTGGATCGACTCTACGTTCCGTTCCATGTGCCGATGTTCGGAGATTTCTGGCTCGACGTGGTCGAAAGCGAAAGCCTCGGCTTTCTGGGTTTCGAGCTGTGTGGCTTGAGCGTGACGGCGCCGTTCAAGGAGATCGCGATGGCGGTTGCCGGGGCCGTGAGTCCGCGAGCCGAGCACATCGGTGCCGCCAACTCGCTGGCGAAACGGGGTCAGGTCTGGGAGGCGGAGTGTACCGATCCCGACGGTGTCGTCGCGCCGCTACTGGCCCGGGGCTTGAGAGTCAAAGGGGCGCGGGCGGCCGTGCTGGGCGCCGGTGGCGCCGGACGCGCCGCGCTCGACGGTCTTTCCTCAGAGGGCGCCGAGGTGACGCTGGCCAACCGCAGCCCTCGGCGCGGGCGCAGGGTCGCTCTCGAGCTGGGTGTCACGTTTGCGCCCCTGAACGAGTTCGTGCCCGAGCGATACGACATCCTGATCAATGCCACCCCGCTGGGTGCCGACGACTCCGACCTGCCGTTCGATCCCGAGCGGCTCGCCGCTTCGGCCACGGTGGTCGATCTGGCCTATCGACACGACGGCGAAACGCCTCTGGTGAAGGCAACGCGCGCGAGCGGGCGTACGGCCGTCGACGGCAAGGAAGTGCTGCTCTACCAGGCCGCGCCGCAGTTCGAGTGGGTAAACGGCCTGGAGTTCGACCTCGAGCTGGCGCGCGCGGCGCTGGGACTCGAGCCGCTGGTTTCGGCATGA